A single region of the Desmonostoc muscorum LEGE 12446 genome encodes:
- a CDS encoding tyrosine-type recombinase/integrase yields MNYSADSLPEIKLIPLDREALHFTQPGETRRPPTDIRWVKVLEFLRSNNLAPNSRKLYERELKRFLVWSELHYHELRPRHLALYKEYLRDEIRTDAGKPLSKSSINAGIAALKSFFKWMSYTYPEIIATNPTLGIKLEKVPLPPAQSLTPEQMEQVWSALELLGETKQRDTALLHILSHGLRAGEVVQLNVGSFDGKLLFLPDTKTNEPRLVPLRKESREVLAEYLRSREERSEVLNSLSPLMISHHASYKGERLSYHGIYFAVEKIGEIAHIEDLHPHSFRHTYATDLLLLGVDPSHARKLTGHQSEKAFRRYTLRSEQEAAIAAYYRAIGEEVE; encoded by the coding sequence ATGAACTACAGCGCAGATTCTCTACCTGAGATCAAACTCATTCCCCTTGATCGTGAAGCTCTACATTTCACACAGCCAGGAGAAACTAGAAGACCACCAACCGATATTCGGTGGGTAAAAGTTCTGGAATTTTTACGCAGCAACAATCTCGCACCAAACAGCCGCAAGCTTTACGAACGAGAACTCAAACGATTTTTGGTATGGAGTGAGCTGCACTATCATGAACTGCGTCCACGTCATCTTGCGCTATATAAAGAATATCTCCGTGATGAAATACGGACTGATGCAGGTAAACCGCTTTCAAAAAGCAGCATTAATGCGGGAATTGCGGCACTCAAAAGCTTTTTCAAATGGATGTCTTACACATATCCTGAAATTATTGCTACTAATCCCACACTGGGGATAAAACTGGAAAAAGTGCCACTACCACCAGCCCAGAGTTTAACCCCAGAACAGATGGAACAGGTTTGGTCAGCGTTAGAGTTATTGGGAGAAACAAAGCAACGCGATACAGCACTCCTTCACATTCTCAGTCATGGACTCCGGGCAGGGGAAGTTGTACAGCTAAATGTTGGCTCATTTGATGGCAAGCTGCTATTTTTACCAGACACCAAAACCAATGAACCACGCTTAGTTCCACTGCGAAAAGAGAGTCGGGAAGTTTTAGCAGAGTATTTGCGATCGCGAGAAGAAAGGAGTGAGGTGTTAAACAGCCTTAGCCCACTGATGATTTCACACCATGCTTCATACAAAGGTGAACGCTTGAGTTATCACGGCATTTACTTCGCGGTGGAAAAAATCGGTGAAATAGCTCACATTGAGGATTTGCACCCTCACTCCTTTCGCCACACCTATGCCACTGACTTATTGCTATTGGGAGTTGACCCCAGCCATGCACGAAAACTAACAGGACATCAAAGCGAGAAAGCGTTTCGGCGCTATACGCTTCGCAGCGAACAAGAAGCGGCGATCGCTGCTTACTATCGTGCAATCGGAGAGGAAGTGGAGTAA
- a CDS encoding XisI protein, whose translation MDKLNEYRTKVRQLLTKYIEYKPSYGDVEVEQIFDVEYDHYQIISIGWNNQKRIYGPIMHLDIKNNKIWIQQNTTEVDIALELIEMGVPKQDIVIGFHTPKMRQLSGFAVE comes from the coding sequence ATGGATAAGTTAAATGAATACCGCACAAAAGTTAGGCAATTATTAACTAAGTATATCGAGTACAAGCCTAGTTATGGAGATGTAGAGGTCGAACAGATTTTTGACGTAGAGTATGACCATTATCAAATTATTAGCATTGGATGGAACAATCAAAAACGGATCTATGGCCCAATAATGCACCTAGATATCAAAAATAATAAAATTTGGATTCAACAAAATACAACGGAAGTAGATATTGCTTTAGAATTGATAGAAATGGGTGTACCTAAACAAGATATTGTCATCGGTTTTCATACTCCTAAAATGCGCCAACTATCGGGATTTGCTGTGGAATAA
- a CDS encoding element excision factor XisH family protein — MARDLFHNIVRSALEKDGWLVTDDPLNIRCGGVDVQIDLGAELLVAAEKSGEKIAVEIKNFVSASKISEFHMALGQFINYRTALRAEEPSRNLYLAVPLVTYNDFFNLPFIQTVVNENKLKLIIYNLETEEIEQWIS; from the coding sequence ATGGCTCGTGATTTATTCCACAATATTGTGAGGTCTGCACTAGAAAAAGATGGTTGGTTAGTTACAGATGACCCGCTAAATATTCGGTGTGGTGGAGTTGATGTTCAGATTGATTTAGGTGCAGAACTCCTAGTTGCTGCGGAAAAATCTGGAGAAAAAATAGCAGTTGAAATCAAAAATTTTGTTAGTGCATCGAAGATTTCAGAATTTCACATGGCACTAGGACAGTTTATTAATTATCGGACTGCATTACGTGCAGAAGAACCTTCGAGAAATTTATATTTAGCTGTACCATTGGTAACTTATAATGATTTTTTTAATTTGCCTTTTATTCAAACTGTAGTCAACGAAAACAAATTGAAATTAATTATTTATAACCTTGAGACTGAGGAAATAGAGCAATGGATAAGTTAA
- a CDS encoding ParA family protein — protein MLILTCASLSGGQGKTTVAILLGRMLAQTGQRVLMIDADPQANLTFYLGHEVQQNQPTLLEVLKKQINTEDGIYEIGENLWLIPADDGLDNAQEFLSGSGMGAIVLSKRLKEVSDLFQYCIIDAPPQRSQICLTSLGAADHIIIPVEASSKGVNSLIRTLSLVEELQEIDAFSGIVLGILPFRDKWVGNNQVAQSKASISAMRTIAEEIVVLPSILESEQFKKAIDKGVSLSSLGFEQLETPFQQIIERLQKNV, from the coding sequence ATGTTAATTCTTACTTGTGCATCCTTGTCCGGTGGCCAGGGAAAAACAACTGTTGCAATCTTGTTGGGTAGAATGCTTGCTCAAACAGGACAGCGTGTACTGATGATTGATGCCGATCCCCAAGCGAACCTAACTTTTTACCTGGGGCACGAAGTTCAGCAGAATCAACCCACGCTTCTAGAAGTTCTCAAAAAACAGATCAATACTGAAGACGGTATTTATGAAATCGGAGAAAACCTATGGTTAATTCCTGCTGATGATGGATTAGATAATGCTCAAGAATTTTTGTCTGGGAGCGGTATGGGAGCTATTGTTCTGAGCAAACGCTTAAAAGAGGTATCAGATCTATTCCAATACTGCATTATCGATGCACCACCTCAGCGATCGCAAATCTGCCTTACATCGTTGGGGGCAGCTGACCATATCATCATTCCTGTAGAAGCATCATCCAAAGGTGTAAATTCTCTCATCCGAACTCTAAGTTTAGTTGAAGAACTTCAAGAAATTGATGCTTTTTCAGGGATAGTGCTTGGCATCTTGCCATTCAGAGATAAATGGGTAGGTAATAACCAAGTCGCACAAAGTAAGGCGAGTATCAGTGCAATGCGAACAATTGCCGAAGAAATAGTCGTTTTACCTTCAATTTTAGAATCTGAACAATTTAAAAAGGCCATAGATAAAGGTGTAAGTTTGTCCTCTCTAGGCTTTGAACAACTCGAAACTCCCTTCCAACAAATTATCGAGAGGTTACAAAAGAATGTCTGA
- a CDS encoding ATP-binding protein — MKLTDWPALANQNTPIVAVEYHTPDTMQILQQFYHWGEERSLSVFVWNPGYCGLQQLIQHQGQYILQSTDRGKDGDIIQYLLEEYQPGIYLLEGMLNQGDGSKISQRCSYQLLNACHQALWSQQRHYWVLLETYVQLSLELQPFIPVLSNPLPDQQQVQIVVEQFCDAWVGRSHPRLQQFAECDRRAVADRNSWLKTTEKTSALQLLFRACQGLPIGEINMLLQQCLGFAEQLEEIAQLVLEHKVSKLRGRGLEYIAQPDVPLAGGLDLLEKRLETITCLLQPKAKQYGLKFPTGMLLWGPPGTGKSLSAKLAAKKMGLPLLAANWGVVLGDRHPDRALKEFIALVTSLAPCVLYWDDFDKGFAGWDSNADGGVARRLSAALLTWMQEHQEPVYTIATVNRLSMLPAELVRRFDDIFFVDLPHEGARYEVFNLHLAKYFPAFRDNNSPWSDDQWRRLLAEYRICSPAEIGNAVHRCAEEAFYQGRPGEIEFEDLLKQRQEFTPAMERESEQIQAIRNQAIYAKPVASHDVSRFAYQHRELFG; from the coding sequence GACAGACTGGCCTGCTCTAGCTAACCAAAATACTCCAATTGTGGCTGTGGAGTATCATACGCCTGACACAATGCAGATATTACAGCAGTTTTACCATTGGGGTGAGGAGCGGTCTTTGTCAGTCTTTGTCTGGAATCCTGGTTATTGTGGACTACAGCAATTAATTCAGCATCAAGGTCAGTACATCTTGCAGTCAACTGACAGGGGTAAAGACGGGGACATTATTCAGTATCTTCTAGAGGAATATCAACCAGGCATTTATTTACTGGAGGGAATGCTAAATCAGGGTGATGGTAGCAAAATAAGTCAAAGATGTAGCTATCAATTACTCAATGCCTGTCATCAAGCTCTCTGGAGTCAACAACGTCATTACTGGGTGTTATTGGAAACTTACGTTCAACTATCTCTAGAATTACAGCCTTTTATTCCTGTGCTATCAAATCCCCTTCCAGACCAACAGCAGGTGCAGATAGTTGTGGAGCAGTTTTGTGATGCCTGGGTTGGGCGTAGTCATCCCCGGCTTCAGCAGTTTGCAGAGTGCGATCGCCGCGCCGTAGCCGATCGCAATTCTTGGTTAAAAACAACAGAAAAAACATCAGCACTGCAATTGCTCTTTCGTGCCTGTCAGGGTTTACCCATAGGCGAGATAAATATGCTACTACAGCAATGTTTAGGTTTTGCAGAGCAGCTTGAGGAAATCGCCCAATTAGTCCTAGAGCATAAAGTTAGCAAACTGCGGGGTCGGGGTTTAGAATACATTGCTCAACCGGATGTACCTTTAGCCGGGGGACTAGATTTACTGGAGAAAAGGTTGGAAACTATTACCTGTCTACTTCAACCTAAAGCAAAGCAATATGGATTGAAGTTTCCCACTGGAATGCTCTTATGGGGGCCACCGGGTACTGGTAAAAGTCTTTCTGCCAAGTTAGCAGCTAAGAAAATGGGATTGCCACTGTTAGCAGCTAATTGGGGTGTAGTACTGGGCGATCGTCATCCAGACAGAGCATTAAAGGAGTTTATTGCTTTGGTGACTTCTCTTGCTCCCTGTGTACTTTATTGGGATGACTTTGATAAAGGCTTTGCTGGCTGGGACTCCAATGCAGATGGAGGTGTGGCACGGCGGCTATCTGCGGCTTTGTTGACTTGGATGCAAGAGCATCAAGAGCCAGTTTATACAATTGCTACTGTCAATCGCTTGTCAATGCTACCTGCGGAATTAGTGCGTCGTTTTGATGATATCTTTTTTGTGGATTTACCCCATGAAGGGGCAAGATATGAAGTTTTCAATCTACATCTAGCTAAGTATTTTCCAGCTTTTCGAGACAATAACTCACCTTGGAGTGATGATCAATGGCGTAGACTGTTGGCTGAATATCGCATTTGCAGTCCAGCAGAAATTGGTAATGCAGTCCATCGTTGTGCTGAGGAGGCTTTTTATCAAGGTAGACCTGGGGAAATTGAGTTTGAGGATTTGCTGAAACAGCGACAAGAATTCACACCAGCTATGGAGCGAGAGTCAGAACAGATACAGGCAATTCGCAATCAGGCTATTTATGCTAAACCTGTAGCTAGTCACGATGTTTCTCGATTTGCTTATCAGCATCGGGAGTTATTTGGGTGA